Proteins from a genomic interval of Lolium perenne isolate Kyuss_39 chromosome 1, Kyuss_2.0, whole genome shotgun sequence:
- the LOC127300747 gene encoding uncharacterized protein — translation MEIAELVVIALLLLLPAGEAQERRPSEAHPHGLPFESPLALSPAAYEFFHPSERVSGAPALSPRVGQPRGAVVVPGAGASAASVARADQAEGGVAPARMARRGSAVRSGVVAGVFVGAAVVVVAALGLAYAVARRRVGVAHGDAEAVTAPKSIA, via the coding sequence ATGGAGATTGCGGAGCTGGTGGTGATCGCgctcctgctgctgctgccggcCGGGGAGGCGCAGGAGAGGCGCCCGTCGGAGGCGCACCCGCACGGGCTGCCGTTCGAGAGCCCGCTGGCGCTGTCGCCTGCGGCGTACGAGTTCTTCCACCCCAGCGAGCGCGTTTCCGGAGCGCCCGCGCTCTCTCCGCGCGTCGGGCAGCCCAGGGGGGCGGTGGTTGTGCCGGGCGCCGGCGCGTCGGCGGCGAGCGTGGCCAGAGCCGACCAGGCGGAAGGGGGCGTGGCGCCGGCGAGGATGGCTCGACGCGGAAGCGCTGTTCGCTCCGGCGTGGTTGCAGGGGTGTTCGTCGGTGCCGCGGTGGTGGTTGTCGCGGCTCTGGGCCTGGCGTACGCCGTGGCGCGGCGCCGCGTGGGCGTGGCGCACGGTGACGCTGAGGCGGTGACCGCGCCGAAGTCGATTGCTTGA
- the LOC127300756 gene encoding LOW QUALITY PROTEIN: uncharacterized protein (The sequence of the model RefSeq protein was modified relative to this genomic sequence to represent the inferred CDS: inserted 1 base in 1 codon) — translation MAVAHQALHSSRPAHAARSIGDTSSRPAETVQGXRKLQDNLGVSPAAATAMISILAQERLLGFALGSVSMGGFVLHQRRAIYRSLADADQASGAPSFSYQTSETTARRGSAELAHVWNKAVDETLGRLVVYLSSRGW, via the exons ATGGCCGTGGCCCATCAAGCGCTTCATTCTTCAAGGCCAGCACACGCCGCACGCAGCATCGGCGATACTTCGTCAAGGCCCGCTGAGACCGTACAAG ATAGGAAACTCCAGGACAATCTCGGCGTCTCGCCGGCGGCCGCCACCGCGATGATCAGCATCCTCGCGCAG GAGCGCCTCCTCGGGTTCGCCCTGGGCTCCGTCTCCATGGGTGGCTTCGTCCTCCACCAGCGCCGCGCCATCTACCGCTCCCTTGCCGACGCCGACCAGGCCTCTGGGGCCCCGTCCTTCTCCTATCAG ACAAGTGAAACCACCGCTAGAAGGGGCTCAGCTGAATTGGCTCACGTATGGAACAAGGCAGTTGATGAGACCCTtggccggcttgttgtgtatcTTAGCTCTCGTGGATGGTAA